In Anopheles bellator chromosome 2, idAnoBellAS_SP24_06.2, whole genome shotgun sequence, the genomic stretch GATCTGCACGATCAGGAACTGGGCGAACGTTTCGCCCGCTTCGTACGTGGCCAGCTCTTCCTCGGTCAGATTGTGGTTGTGCGTAACGAACTGATCCACCCAGGGGTGTATCCGGGGCTTGATGGCTGACGAACGCAGCTGCTGGAAGCCAAAATCGATCAACGTCTTCAGCGAATCGCCTACGGCTCGCAATCCGCCAAGACAACTGTCCAGCTTTTCCTTCTCGCGTCCACTTATGCCAGGGAGTGTTCCCTCTATTTCTTCGCCCATCATTTTGCACAGCGTTTCGATGAACTCGGTCGACATGTCCGCGTTGTTGAGGGCTGCCACGAATCGGCCCCGCGCCTGATCCGCATCGCTCGTCTGTAGCCGTCCATGCTGCAGTGAGCTTTGGAATGCGTTATACGCTTGCGCAAGATCGAGATAACCCGTGGGATAGCCCGCTTTCAGCGGTGACTTGAGGGCCCGCATGAAGTCCTCCTCGAGGCAGCTGGCCGCATTGTTGAGCACCGCGCACACCCCGTCCAGCGATTGGGTGCCGTTCGATCGACGAATGCACTTGCGCACGATGAAAAATACATCGTCCAACATGCTCGAGCATTGCTGACCGTCCTCGAGACTGTCGAGTGCGATCGCCTTCAAGACGCTTTCCTCCATAAAGTAGCGCTCGAACTGCAGGTATGTGCTAAGCAGCTCCTGCATTTGGGTATTGAGACGCGACTTTTGCAGCAACATGTTCAGTTCCGCCAGTCGCTCTTCCTTAACCGAGGCATCAAGAGAGCTTTTCTCTAAGTCGTTCTGGGAGGTAGAAAATTTTACAAACATTACTTTTTATCAGACCGATTCATACTTGAATGCACGATTTCTTGTGCCACTTACAGTACACCGACGTTTGATGAACTTTACGTACAGCTCAGCCCGTGAATGCATAATCGTGATCTCTCCGATGAGGCTGTCGATATCCTTGGCGTTCAGCTTGTCCATggatccaccaccaccggatgcTTTCCTGTAGTGGCCCATTGCCGAGCTGTTGCCCGCACCCTTGATGTAGTCGTTAATCTGCGCGATCCTTCGCCCCGTTTGTCGATTTCGGTTAAACTCCTGCACACACTTTGTCACTTCGTCGTCACACTCCCGCTGCAAGACGCGACAGATCTGCACCAAACGACCCGGCCCGTAGCAGTTTTCGATGATGGCCTGATTTACTTCGATCACGCGGgcaatattttccaataaGATCGTTAACGTATCAGCGTACGCCACGGCCGTGCGCTTCTCCGCTTTAGCAATGTCCATCGATGAGCGGAGCTCTTTTGTCGCCTTTGCCTGCAGTTTGCCGCAGATGTAGGTGATAAACTTCTCCAGGCCCTCGTCGTGCATGCCGAGTAGGGGAAAGATTTTGAAAAATCGCTCCACCGACGCCAGATCGTCCTTTTTGACAGCCTCGTCAAACTTCTGGTTCACCATCTGCCGGATCTGTATCGTCGCTTTCTCGAGCGTCGAGACCGCCTTGCTGACCGACGTTATCGAGCCGCTCACATCGTCGGCGGTCTTCTGAAGGAGAGTTTTATCCATCGA encodes the following:
- the LOC131208910 gene encoding conserved oligomeric Golgi complex subunit 4, with the protein product MIKLDEFVSVSDITTPEGIDDVCERISDKEKQIDTRLEEILSQQCQLEAKMRGIGVALCSLTLVSEKSQHLSEMINHTASLAESVSAKVRRLDEARSRVSECQQRVHDLIDLQLCSQGVMSAIREEDFEQGAAHVNRFLSMDKTLLQKTADDVSGSITSVSKAVSTLEKATIQIRQMVNQKFDEAVKKDDLASVERFFKIFPLLGMHDEGLEKFITYICGKLQAKATKELRSSMDIAKAEKRTAVAYADTLTILLENIARVIEVNQAIIENCYGPGRLVQICRVLQRECDDEVTKCVQEFNRNRQTGRRIAQINDYIKGAGNSSAMGHYRKASGGGGSMDKLNAKDIDSLIGEITIMHSRAELYVKFIKRRCTNDLEKSSLDASVKEERLAELNMLLQKSRLNTQMQELLSTYLQFERYFMEESVLKAIALDSLEDGQQCSSMLDDVFFIVRKCIRRSNGTQSLDGVCAVLNNAASCLEEDFMRALKSPLKAGYPTGYLDLAQAYNAFQSSLQHGRLQTSDADQARGRFVAALNNADMSTEFIETLCKMMGEEIEGTLPGISGREKEKLDSCLGGLRAVGDSLKTLIDFGFQQLRSSAIKPRIHPWVDQFVTHNHNLTEEELATYEAGETFAQFLIVQIDGLLNSFKVALTVRNYDALVSIITSEITARMERAIKKTTFNRLGGLVLDQEVRALATFLTGATSWSVRDKLAKLLQMGTILNLETVSELPEYWESSSASWRLTANEVRSILALRIDFKMEDIKKLKL